One uncultured Methanobrevibacter sp. DNA window includes the following coding sequences:
- a CDS encoding thymidylate synthase, giving the protein MLTINECYLEFVDKILKQGKETYKDSNHHLIESLGNFYIIDDPFNLKFRAKYQHYTTEMLLSDIKNGKFDVEGCPMKSDALYEYVKSAENPDDQGFVYTYPNRIYAHFDIDQFNTMKQRILTATGSNRAVAVTIDPELDAEREDIPCLQFLQCIVRDNELTIHCIFRSNDIFGAFYSNMYFIAYLGLKMKEEVNKEIVGEKLNFGGVHYHSTSGHIYNTDLKAARNLIKVNK; this is encoded by the coding sequence ATGTTAACTATTAATGAATGTTACCTCGAATTTGTCGATAAAATATTAAAGCAAGGAAAAGAAACTTATAAGGACTCAAATCATCACCTGATTGAAAGTCTCGGAAACTTCTATATAATTGACGACCCATTCAATCTAAAGTTCAGGGCAAAATACCAGCATTACACTACTGAAATGTTATTATCCGACATAAAGAACGGAAAATTCGATGTAGAAGGATGTCCGATGAAAAGCGATGCACTATATGAATATGTAAAATCAGCTGAAAATCCGGATGATCAGGGATTTGTATACACCTATCCAAATCGTATTTATGCACATTTCGACATTGACCAGTTCAACACAATGAAACAGAGAATATTAACTGCAACCGGATCAAACAGGGCAGTGGCAGTTACAATCGACCCGGAACTTGATGCTGAAAGAGAGGATATCCCGTGCCTTCAGTTCCTGCAATGCATCGTGCGTGACAACGAGCTGACCATACACTGCATTTTCAGAAGCAATGATATTTTCGGCGCATTCTACTCCAACATGTATTTCATCGCATATCTAGGCTTGAAAATGAAAGAGGAAGTTAACAAAGAAATAGTCGGTGAAAAATTAAACTTCGGTGGAGTACATTACCACTCAACATCAGGCCATATCTACAACACCGATTTAAAAGCAGCACGCAATCTTATTAAAGTTAATAAATAA